From the Haemophilus parainfluenzae genome, the window TTTCATAGTTTCCTTTAGTTGATAAAAATTCTCAATTATTTTATCTCACAATTTCTTGATTTACAAAGTCTAAAACCACCTTTAGAATGGAATTATCTTCATCAAAAAGGAGCCATTATGTCGATTCAACGCATTCAACCAAGCAAACGCTTTTCTGAAGTGGTCATTCATAACAATACTGCCTATTTTGCAGGCCAAGTACCGGAAAAAACCGTTAAGCAAAATGCTTACGAGCAAACCAAAGAAGTCCTTTCACTGATCGATAAATTATTGGCAGAAATTGGTTCTGAAAAAAGTAAAATTCTTACCTCGCAAATCTTCCTTGCTGATATGGCGGATTATGCTCAACTCAACCAAGCATGGGATGAATGGGTAGATAGCCAAAATCCACCAAGCCGAGCAACGGTAGAAGCGAAACTTGCAGATCCTGATTGGAAAGTTGAGATCGTAATTATTGCAGCTGTGTAAGCACAGCTTTTTCAAAATGTGATCAACCGCAAAGAAACTTTTTTGTTTTTCCTTTACACTAAACACTGAATTCAAAAGAAGGAGTAATGTATGCAATCATGGATACCAGAAATATGGCAAGCCGCTGTGATTGGGCTTGTGGTTGGCGTAATCTTAGGCTATTTATTATTACGTTTAACGAAAGGCTCAGTTAAAAAACAAGTTCAGACAGAAGCTGAGCTAAAAGAAGTGAAAACACAGTTAAGCGATCAACAAGCACAACTTGAAAAACATTTCGCGGAAAGTGCCGAATTATTTAAAACCTTAATTGGTGATTATCAAAAACTCTATCGTCACTATGCAGTTTCATCTGAAACCTTACTTGGTAATAAACCCGCCGACAAAGGTTTGTTTACCCAGCAATTGGTGACCGCCTCATCAGAAAGTAAATCTGAAGAGCCACCGCGTGATTATTCTGAAGGTTCATCTGGCTTATTAAAAACAGATAAAGAAAACCAATAATGATTAATGGTTGAACAATAAAAAAATCAGGGATTAAATACTTAATCCCTGATTTTTTATTAGTGATTGCTCAACACTTGAGCCGGTTGTAACTTCGCGGCTCGACTGGCTGGATAAAGACTGGCGAGTAAACTCAATACCAATGCCGCCACGAGAACTAATACAACATCGAACCAATGTAATTCGCTTGGTAAGAAATCAACGAAATAGATGCCATCTGATAACAGTTTTTTACCAAGTAATGCCTCGATGCCTTGAATAATCGGCGTGAGATTCAGTGCAAGTACGACACCTAACACGATACCAATCAGACACCCTTTCATTCCTGCAAGCAAGCCATACCAAATAAAGATCTGCTTAATAAAGCCATTATTTGCCCCCAGGGTTCGCATAATCGCAATATCACCTTGCTTATCTTTTACCGCCATAATTAAGGTAGAAACGATATTAAAACATGCTACCCCAATTACAAGCACCATGGCGATATACATCACTGTGCGGATAAGCTGAATATCACGATACATATAGCCAAATTTTGCCACCCAGTTTTGGATATAAAGCAGTTGCGGATAATCATTCAGCATCGAATAATCCATTTCTTGTACCTTGAATGGATCATCAACTTTCAATTCAACACCGGTAATTTGATCTTCGCGATACCCCATTAATTCTTGCGCTTGAGGTAATGCCAGTAAGGCATAACTGTGGTCTAACTGACCATCTAAACGTAAAATAGCGGTCACTTGAACACGCTCACGATTAGGTTGAGCCATTTGATCTTCGTCATTCGGTTGAGAGATTAATAACGACACCCAATCGCCTGCTTTAACATCTAACTCTTTGGCAATACCAGAGCCTAACACTAATCCGCCTTCTTCTGCGAATTTCTGCCAGCCATCACCTTCCACAAACTTCCCAAGAGAGCTCACTTGATCTTCAGCTTGTTTATCTACCCCTTTCACTTGCACAACTTTAAGTTTATTGCCATTTTCGACTAAGGCAGTAAAACTCACAAAAGGCGAAAGTGCGGTAATTTTTTTGTTTGTTTTTAGACGTTCCGCTAGGTTCCGCCATTGGTTTAATGTGGCTTCATTGTCATGTGGATTTACCGTGATTTCCGTATGTGGCACGACAGCTAAAATACGCGAGTTTAATTCTCGCTCAAACCCATTCATGGCACTTAACCCCACAATCAACACCGCTACGCCAAGAGCGATACCAATTGCAGAGAATTTTGAAATTAACGCTACCAACGGATTCTTTTGCTTGCCCCGCTGATAACGCCAACTAATGAAAAAAGGCGTATTCATTATGCACCTTCCTTCAAAATGCCGTCTTGCATGGTTAAGCAACGAGACAGTTTTTGTGCTAATGACATATCATGTGTCACCAATAAAAACGCAATATTTTGTTCCGCATTCAAGGTTTGAATTAACTCAAAAATACTTTCTGTAGTTTTATGATCTAAGTTACCCGTTGGTTCATCAGCCAAGACAAGAGCAGGATTATTCACTAATGCACGAGCAATCGCCACACGTTGACGTTCACCACCCGAAAGGGCTGATGGACGATGGGTAATGCGATGACTTAAGCCTACTGCACCCAATATTTTTTCAGCACGATCTTTTGCTTCTGTTTTATTCTGACGACCAATTAACATTGGCATCATCACATTTTCCAATGCGGTAAAATCTGCCATTAAATGGTGAAATTGATACACAAAACCTAGATTTTGGTTACGTAATTTAGCCAATTCACTTTCAGACGCCTTTTGCAAAGATTGTCCTTTAATAAACACTTCCCCACTGCTTGGCTGATCTAAGCCACCTAAGGTGTGCAATAAAGTACTTTTTCCTGAACCCGAACTCCCTACAATCGCCACTAATTCTTGTGGTTTCATGGCAAAGCTTACGCCTTTTAATACTTGGGTTTGGTTCTCGCCTTCTTGGTAAAATTTATTAATATTTTGGCATTCTAATAAGTAGTTATTCATATTTTACTCATAACGTAATGCTTCCGCCGGCTCTGTTTTTGCCGCGCGATAAGCGGGATAAATGGTTGATAATAAAGATAACAATAAAGAAAAGGCAATCACAATAATGACTTGCACAGGCTCAATGGATGTTGGCAAGAAAACACCGTTCGGATTGACCGCACTTAAAATTGCCCCAAGGTTCAAGGTGATTAATACGCCCAGTACGGCACCAATCAACGTGCCCACTAGCCCAACCAATAAACCTTGATAAATAAAGATCGAACGTACTTGTGATTTAGTGACACCTTGCGTTTGCAAAATGGCAATTTCCCCTTGTTTATCCACCACCATTAAACTTAATGAGGTCACAATATTGGAAATCGCAACAACGATAATTAAACTAACCAACAAGCCCATCATATTTTTTTCCATACGAACCGCTTGGAAAAACTCCCCTTTTTGGACACGCCAATCGCTGATATGACTCTCTTTAAAATAACTCGGCAATTCTGTGATTTGGAAAGGATCATCTAGGAATAAACGATAGCCTTGTGCCTCACCTGGCTGAATACGCATTAGGCGACCAATATCCGCTAAATTAGCAAAAACTTCATAACCTGATGCTTCGCCATAATCATAGTAAATCTCACTCACAGTAAATAAACGCTGCATCGGCACACGACCAAATGGCGTATATTGGCTATTTTCAGTAATCATTAAGCGAACTTTATCGCCCACTGCTAAACCTAATTTTTGCGCCAGATTATCACCAATGATCAACTTAAACTCACCTTGCGGTAAAAGTTGATTAAATTGGCTAGGATCGAAACCTTCCAGTAAAGGATCATCTGAAAAAGACTGAATACCAATTACTTGTCCGGCACCCACACCTTTTGCTGTTTGAAACACAACATTTGTCGTATTAATTGGTACGGCTTTTTGCACAAAGTGCGGTGTATTTTCAAGCGGTTTTTCTGCCGAAATAGGCGCTTCTTGGCTAATAATCGCGTGTGGAATGCTCGAAAGCACCTGTTGTTTTTGATAGCCTTCTAATCCATTCATGACAGAAAGCACAATAATCAATGCCATCACACCTAATACGATGCCAAAGCTTGCCAAATTAGCAACAAGTCGCCCAAAACGATCGGCGCTTTTAGCGCGCCAATATCGCAGGGCGACGTATAAAGAAATAGGTAAATTCATTATTTTTGATTTAATTGTTGAACGGAATCTTCAATATTTTGCGTCACTTTTTTCGTTAGCGTGGTTACCGCGCTATCACTCGCCCAAGCAATATGAGGTGTGATAATTAAATTCGGCATCGTTTTCGCTAATTCAATCAGTGGATTATTTTTCTCTGGTGGTTCTTTCACTAACACATCTAATGCGGCACCACCTAATTGTCCTGATTTCAATGCGTCACAAACCGCTTGCTCATCAATCAATGGACCACGACCAGTATTGATTAAATACGCACCTTTCTTACAAAGTGACAAGGTTTCTTGATTGATTAAATTTTTAGTTGTTTCAGTTAATGCACAATGCAATGTCAGAATATCAGCCTGTTTTAGCACCTCTTCAAAAGGCGTGTAACCTTCACGGCAAGTTGTTGCATTTCGATGTTCAGCATAAAGTACTTTCATGCCTAAAAGTTCTGCTAAACGCCCAACTTCTGTACCTAAACAGCCTTTTCCAAACACGCCTAATGTTGAACCTTTAACATCTGTAATGGGATAATCAAAGTAGCAGAACTGTTTACTCTCAGTCCATTTGCCAGTGATTTGATCGCGCTGCCAGCCTGCCAAGCTGTGTTTTAACGCAAAAATCATCCCTAACACATGTTCAGGTACCGTTGTGGCAGAATAACCCTTCACATTTTTAACCGTCACACCTAATTCTTTTGCTGCGTCTAAATCCACGTTATTGGTGCCTGTTGCGGTGAGAGCAATGAGTTTTAATTTCGGTAATTGTTGCAACACATCGCGGCTTAAAATCACTTTATTGGTGATAATAATATCCGCGTCTTTTGCTCGCTCAATGGTTTGCTCTGCGGAAGTATATTCATACTCTACCCAGTTATGCGGAAAGCTTGGACGAGGAATAGAAATATGTTTTGGAATTGCCGTGCTGTCTAAAAATACGATGTTCATTGTTGTCTCCTTTTAATAGAACAAAAGTGCGGTCAAAAACAATGCTATTTTCAACCGCACTTCTCCATTAGATAGACGTATCTAATTCAGGGAAAGACTTCACTAAATCATCAATGGCTTTCATCTGTGAGACAAAACCTTCTAAAGCCGAAAGTGGCAATGCAGAAGGACCATCACATTTTGCTTGATTTGGATTTGGGTGCGCTTCTAAGAATAAGCCTGCAATGCCAATTGCTAAGCCAGAACGCGCTAATTCTGTCACTTGTTCACGACGGCCACCTGAAGCGGCACCAAACGGATCACGGCATTGTAATGAATGAGTCACGTCAAAAATAACTGGACTGCCTTTAGACACTTTTTTCATTACGCCGAAACCTAACATATCCACCACTAAATTATCGTAGCCAAAGTTTGAACCGCGATCACAAAGGATAATTTTATCGTTACCACATTCTTCAAACTTATCGACGATGTTCCCCATTTGACCTGGGCTTAAGAATTGTGGTTTTTTCACATTAATCACTGCGCCCGTTTTTGCCATGGCTTCGACTAAATCCGTTTGACGAGCTAAGAATGCCGGTAACTGAATCACGTCCACCACATCAGCAACAGGCTGACATTGATAGATTTCGTGTACATCAGTAATCACTTTCACGCCAAAGGTTTCTTTTAACTCTTGGAAAATTTTTAAACCTTCTTCCATGCCTGGACCACGGTAAGAATGAATTGAAGAACGGTTAGCTTTATCGAAAGATGCCTTAAAAACATAAGGCACACCCAACTTTTCAGTCACTTTTACATAAGCTTCGCAAACTTGCATTGCCATATCGCGACTTTCAAGCACATTCATCCCGCCGAAAAGCACAAAGGGTTTATCATTCGCGACATCAATATTGCCAATTTTTACAATTTTATTTTGCATAATATTTCCTTTTTAATGGATGGACTTGGCATCTTTCAATGCTTCGCCTTTCAGTTCTAAAAGTTGAGTTTTTAACAGAGAAGAAGTGGGATCATTCGGACATTGATCCACAAAATATTCCAAATCCTCAATGGCTGAAGGATAAGCGCCCATTTGCGCCAACACTAAGCCACGATCGCGAATATCGTAAGGATCTTTTCTTCCCGCTAACAAGAATTGAATATA encodes:
- a CDS encoding YhcB family protein, whose product is MQSWIPEIWQAAVIGLVVGVILGYLLLRLTKGSVKKQVQTEAELKEVKTQLSDQQAQLEKHFAESAELFKTLIGDYQKLYRHYAVSSETLLGNKPADKGLFTQQLVTASSESKSEEPPRDYSEGSSGLLKTDKENQ
- the lolD gene encoding lipoprotein-releasing ABC transporter ATP-binding protein LolD is translated as MNNYLLECQNINKFYQEGENQTQVLKGVSFAMKPQELVAIVGSSGSGKSTLLHTLGGLDQPSSGEVFIKGQSLQKASESELAKLRNQNLGFVYQFHHLMADFTALENVMMPMLIGRQNKTEAKDRAEKILGAVGLSHRITHRPSALSGGERQRVAIARALVNNPALVLADEPTGNLDHKTTESIFELIQTLNAEQNIAFLLVTHDMSLAQKLSRCLTMQDGILKEGA
- a CDS encoding RidA family protein, coding for MSIQRIQPSKRFSEVVIHNNTAYFAGQVPEKTVKQNAYEQTKEVLSLIDKLLAEIGSEKSKILTSQIFLADMADYAQLNQAWDEWVDSQNPPSRATVEAKLADPDWKVEIVIIAAV
- the lolE gene encoding lipoprotein-releasing ABC transporter permease subunit LolE; this encodes MNTPFFISWRYQRGKQKNPLVALISKFSAIGIALGVAVLIVGLSAMNGFERELNSRILAVVPHTEITVNPHDNEATLNQWRNLAERLKTNKKITALSPFVSFTALVENGNKLKVVQVKGVDKQAEDQVSSLGKFVEGDGWQKFAEEGGLVLGSGIAKELDVKAGDWVSLLISQPNDEDQMAQPNRERVQVTAILRLDGQLDHSYALLALPQAQELMGYREDQITGVELKVDDPFKVQEMDYSMLNDYPQLLYIQNWVAKFGYMYRDIQLIRTVMYIAMVLVIGVACFNIVSTLIMAVKDKQGDIAIMRTLGANNGFIKQIFIWYGLLAGMKGCLIGIVLGVVLALNLTPIIQGIEALLGKKLLSDGIYFVDFLPSELHWFDVVLVLVAALVLSLLASLYPASRAAKLQPAQVLSNH
- the kdsA gene encoding 3-deoxy-8-phosphooctulonate synthase, yielding MQNKIVKIGNIDVANDKPFVLFGGMNVLESRDMAMQVCEAYVKVTEKLGVPYVFKASFDKANRSSIHSYRGPGMEEGLKIFQELKETFGVKVITDVHEIYQCQPVADVVDVIQLPAFLARQTDLVEAMAKTGAVINVKKPQFLSPGQMGNIVDKFEECGNDKIILCDRGSNFGYDNLVVDMLGFGVMKKVSKGSPVIFDVTHSLQCRDPFGAASGGRREQVTELARSGLAIGIAGLFLEAHPNPNQAKCDGPSALPLSALEGFVSQMKAIDDLVKSFPELDTSI
- a CDS encoding 2-hydroxyacid dehydrogenase; this translates as MNIVFLDSTAIPKHISIPRPSFPHNWVEYEYTSAEQTIERAKDADIIITNKVILSRDVLQQLPKLKLIALTATGTNNVDLDAAKELGVTVKNVKGYSATTVPEHVLGMIFALKHSLAGWQRDQITGKWTESKQFCYFDYPITDVKGSTLGVFGKGCLGTEVGRLAELLGMKVLYAEHRNATTCREGYTPFEEVLKQADILTLHCALTETTKNLINQETLSLCKKGAYLINTGRGPLIDEQAVCDALKSGQLGGAALDVLVKEPPEKNNPLIELAKTMPNLIITPHIAWASDSAVTTLTKKVTQNIEDSVQQLNQK
- a CDS encoding lipoprotein-releasing ABC transporter permease subunit; this encodes MNLPISLYVALRYWRAKSADRFGRLVANLASFGIVLGVMALIIVLSVMNGLEGYQKQQVLSSIPHAIISQEAPISAEKPLENTPHFVQKAVPINTTNVVFQTAKGVGAGQVIGIQSFSDDPLLEGFDPSQFNQLLPQGEFKLIIGDNLAQKLGLAVGDKVRLMITENSQYTPFGRVPMQRLFTVSEIYYDYGEASGYEVFANLADIGRLMRIQPGEAQGYRLFLDDPFQITELPSYFKESHISDWRVQKGEFFQAVRMEKNMMGLLVSLIIVVAISNIVTSLSLMVVDKQGEIAILQTQGVTKSQVRSIFIYQGLLVGLVGTLIGAVLGVLITLNLGAILSAVNPNGVFLPTSIEPVQVIIVIAFSLLLSLLSTIYPAYRAAKTEPAEALRYE